One part of the Streptomyces ferrugineus genome encodes these proteins:
- a CDS encoding outer membrane protein assembly factor BamB family protein — translation MNADQLDRTIRDVLQSWTPDDPAAPAGIADRIVRRRRRRLLLRTTGAALGLTGIAVGAFLTTGAGGDNGDRPPASGSRVLWQTTLPGKSWDACTTGPDAVYCRGEAYDGIRVDVRSGKIVWEEKAGDADSGRTPAGSLPGVRDGVLYTYADHDPGASDAGTDLVALDAESRRVLWKHELADDSRGRSSAVLFDGGILANAPTFKSVVALDDRTGRTLWTHAWKQADCDRDAIDGVPYLMCSPDSEKAPQRSTVVRLDPETGEPRTVATVDGPTSYLGTDGDAVLLGAAAGEQRYLGAPGPATLIRVDLDSGKVSQHRVEGLPAGVVADGIVLSFGGDGNAVAYAADTGERLWSRDLGLRLREDPRDPSMRELSSEATVDLDSRVAYYLDPSGQLVGLDLDSGAVRWRGEVRVPDGPVEGGVAPELMVHDHGLVGQVGTELFRIDPVLPNGGR, via the coding sequence ATGAACGCCGACCAGCTGGACCGCACGATCCGGGACGTCCTGCAGAGCTGGACCCCCGACGACCCCGCCGCTCCCGCGGGCATCGCCGACCGCATCGTGCGCCGCCGCCGGCGGCGTCTGCTGCTGCGCACCACCGGCGCGGCGCTCGGCCTCACCGGCATCGCCGTCGGCGCGTTCCTCACCACCGGCGCGGGCGGCGACAACGGGGACCGGCCGCCGGCCTCGGGGAGCAGGGTGCTGTGGCAGACCACGCTGCCCGGCAAGTCCTGGGACGCCTGCACCACCGGGCCCGACGCGGTCTACTGCCGGGGGGAGGCGTACGACGGCATCCGCGTGGACGTCCGCAGCGGCAAGATCGTGTGGGAGGAGAAGGCCGGGGACGCGGACAGCGGCAGAACTCCGGCGGGCTCGCTGCCCGGTGTGCGCGACGGCGTGCTGTACACCTACGCCGATCACGACCCGGGGGCGTCCGACGCCGGCACCGACCTCGTCGCCCTCGACGCCGAGAGCCGGCGGGTGCTGTGGAAGCACGAACTGGCCGACGACAGCCGCGGCCGGTCCTCCGCCGTGCTGTTCGACGGCGGGATCCTCGCCAATGCCCCCACCTTCAAGAGCGTGGTGGCGCTGGACGACAGGACGGGCCGTACGCTGTGGACGCACGCGTGGAAGCAGGCCGACTGCGACCGGGACGCGATCGACGGCGTCCCGTACCTGATGTGCTCACCGGACAGCGAGAAGGCCCCGCAGCGCAGCACCGTCGTCCGGCTGGACCCGGAGACCGGTGAGCCACGCACGGTGGCGACCGTCGACGGCCCGACGTCGTACCTCGGTACGGACGGCGACGCCGTGCTGCTGGGCGCGGCGGCCGGCGAACAGCGGTACCTCGGCGCCCCCGGCCCCGCCACTCTGATCCGCGTGGACCTCGACTCGGGCAAGGTGTCGCAGCACCGCGTCGAGGGGCTGCCGGCGGGTGTGGTCGCGGATGGCATCGTGCTGTCGTTCGGCGGGGACGGCAACGCCGTCGCGTACGCGGCCGACACCGGCGAGCGGCTGTGGTCGCGCGATCTCGGGCTGCGTCTGCGCGAGGACCCGCGCGACCCCTCCATGCGGGAACTGTCCTCCGAGGCCACGGTGGACCTCGACAGCCGCGTGGCGTACTACCTCGATCCGTCCGGGCAGCTGGTGGGCCTGGACCTGGACAGCGGCGCGGTGCGCTGGCGCGGCGAGGTACGGGTGCCGGACGGCCCGGTGGAGGGAGGGGTCGCCCCCGAACTGATGGTCCACGACCACGGCCTCGTCGGCCAGGTCGGCACCGAACTCTTCCGGATCGATCCCGTGCTGCCGAACGGGGGTCGATAG
- a CDS encoding aldehyde dehydrogenase family protein, whose protein sequence is MGIEETLDVVNPTTGQLITTVPAASEQDVVLAAERAHKVFDSGVWAGRSPRERAAVLLRLADLMERHAAFLARLDCEDAGKPITECRTGDVPAAIESIRWFAEAADKVFGRVAPTGHGSLGLVSREPVGVAAAILPWNYPLAMAAWKVGPALAAGNSLLLKPAEATPRSTLHLAALAAEAGLPDGVLTVLPGHGAVTGRALARNPLVRALSFTGSTATGRRILADAAETNFKRVSLEMGGKSPQILMPDALEYGDELIDDMIEAAFLTMGQNCTAGSRVLVHHSIAEDVLDRFTAAAESLTIGDPADVGTQVGPLINRAAFDRVAAAVDAARSAGAHIHTGGLPHGLPPRGAYYPPTVISRAPEGSDVLTKELFGPVVTVQTFTSEDEAVRWANATEYGLAASVWTRDLDAAFRLARGVEAGVVSVNAYSEGDITTPFGGWKQSGFGGAEKSTDGFAQWTREKTVWIRTR, encoded by the coding sequence ATGGGCATCGAGGAGACACTCGACGTCGTCAATCCCACGACAGGTCAGCTGATCACGACCGTACCGGCGGCGAGCGAGCAGGACGTCGTGCTGGCGGCCGAGCGGGCGCACAAGGTCTTCGACAGCGGCGTCTGGGCCGGCCGGTCCCCGCGGGAGCGAGCCGCTGTGCTGCTGCGCCTGGCCGACCTCATGGAGCGCCACGCCGCCTTCCTGGCCCGGCTGGACTGCGAGGACGCGGGCAAGCCGATCACGGAGTGCCGTACGGGAGACGTGCCCGCGGCGATCGAGTCGATCCGCTGGTTCGCGGAGGCGGCCGACAAGGTCTTCGGCCGCGTCGCCCCCACCGGTCACGGGAGCCTGGGCCTGGTGAGCCGGGAACCGGTCGGGGTGGCCGCCGCGATCCTGCCCTGGAACTACCCGCTGGCCATGGCCGCCTGGAAGGTCGGCCCCGCGCTCGCCGCGGGCAACTCCCTGCTGCTCAAGCCCGCCGAGGCCACCCCGCGCTCCACCCTGCACCTGGCCGCCCTGGCGGCCGAGGCGGGCCTGCCGGACGGCGTGCTCACCGTGCTGCCCGGACACGGCGCCGTCACCGGCAGGGCGCTCGCCCGCAACCCGCTGGTGCGCGCACTGTCGTTCACCGGATCCACCGCCACCGGACGCCGTATCCTGGCCGACGCGGCGGAGACGAACTTCAAGCGGGTGTCCTTGGAGATGGGTGGCAAGAGCCCCCAGATCCTCATGCCGGACGCACTCGAGTACGGCGACGAACTCATCGACGACATGATCGAGGCCGCGTTCCTCACCATGGGGCAGAACTGCACCGCCGGCTCCCGCGTCCTGGTCCACCACAGCATCGCCGAGGACGTCCTGGACCGGTTCACCGCCGCCGCCGAAAGCCTCACCATCGGCGACCCCGCCGACGTAGGCACCCAGGTGGGGCCGCTCATCAACCGTGCCGCCTTCGACCGGGTCGCGGCGGCGGTGGACGCGGCCCGCTCCGCCGGAGCCCACATCCACACCGGCGGACTGCCGCACGGTCTGCCGCCGCGCGGTGCCTACTACCCGCCCACCGTGATCAGCCGGGCCCCAGAGGGCAGCGACGTGCTCACCAAGGAACTGTTCGGCCCTGTCGTCACCGTCCAGACCTTCACCTCGGAGGACGAGGCGGTGCGGTGGGCGAACGCCACCGAATACGGGCTCGCCGCCTCGGTGTGGACCCGCGACCTCGACGCCGCGTTCCGGCTCGCGCGGGGTGTCGAAGCCGGGGTGGTCTCCGTCAACGCGTACAGCGAAGGGGACATCACCACTCCCTTCGGCGGGTGGAAGCAGTCGGGGTTCGGCGGCGCGGAGAAGTCCACGGACGGCTTCGCGCAGTGGACCAGGGAGAAGACCGTCTGGATCCGCACGCGTTGA
- a CDS encoding flavin-containing monooxygenase, which yields MSENQYDTCVIGAGPAGLAVARALAERDLPYTHIERHTGPGGLWDIDNPGSPMYESAHFISSKTLSGFGGCPMPDHFADYPPHRQILSYLTSFAEAYGLRDRIEFGTEVRGVDKNPDGTWTVTRGDGRASTHRQVVVCTGAQWHPNVPDLPGDFTGEIRHTVTYRSSAELRGKRVLVVGAGNSGLDIACDAARSADHAAISMRRGYWFIPKHLFGRPVDTIAAGGPHLPMWLQQKLFGGLLRLLNGDPRRLGLQKPDHKLFETHPAINSLLIHHLQHGDITARPGIARTEGRTVHFTDGTSDDFDLILLATGYVHKVPVAQKYFGDEQHPDLYLCSFSREHEGLFGVGFVETNSGAYQLFDSQAQLIASFIRDARAGLPTAERFARMIRSDRPDLSGGLKFVDSPRHTGYVHSEAFVKYLGKVAEGMGWRTAGLPPRATSVGQEAVAS from the coding sequence GTGAGTGAGAACCAGTACGACACCTGTGTGATCGGTGCGGGCCCCGCGGGGCTGGCGGTCGCGAGGGCGCTGGCCGAGCGGGACCTGCCGTACACGCACATCGAACGCCACACGGGACCGGGCGGCCTGTGGGACATCGACAACCCGGGCAGCCCGATGTACGAGTCGGCCCACTTCATCTCCAGCAAGACCCTCTCCGGCTTCGGCGGCTGTCCGATGCCGGACCACTTCGCCGACTACCCGCCGCACCGGCAGATCCTGTCCTACCTGACGTCGTTCGCCGAGGCATACGGGCTCAGGGACCGGATCGAGTTCGGCACCGAGGTCCGCGGCGTGGACAAGAACCCGGACGGCACCTGGACGGTCACCCGGGGCGACGGCCGGGCCAGTACCCACCGGCAGGTCGTCGTGTGCACGGGGGCGCAGTGGCATCCCAACGTCCCCGACCTCCCCGGCGACTTCACCGGAGAGATCCGCCACACGGTGACCTATCGCAGCAGTGCCGAACTGCGGGGCAAGCGGGTGCTGGTGGTGGGTGCGGGGAACTCCGGGCTGGACATCGCCTGCGACGCGGCGCGGTCCGCGGACCACGCGGCGATCAGCATGCGCCGTGGTTACTGGTTCATACCCAAGCACCTGTTCGGCCGGCCCGTGGACACCATCGCCGCGGGCGGACCCCACCTTCCGATGTGGCTGCAGCAGAAGCTGTTCGGCGGCCTGCTGCGACTCCTCAACGGCGACCCGCGCAGGCTCGGTCTGCAAAAGCCCGACCACAAGCTGTTCGAGACCCACCCTGCCATCAACTCGCTGCTGATCCACCACCTCCAGCACGGGGACATCACGGCCAGGCCCGGCATCGCGCGCACCGAGGGCCGCACGGTGCACTTCACCGACGGCACCAGCGACGACTTCGACCTGATCCTGCTGGCCACGGGCTACGTCCACAAAGTCCCCGTGGCGCAGAAGTACTTCGGCGACGAGCAGCACCCCGACCTCTACCTGTGCTCCTTCTCCCGCGAGCACGAGGGCCTGTTCGGCGTCGGCTTCGTCGAGACCAATTCCGGGGCCTACCAGCTCTTCGACAGCCAGGCCCAGTTGATCGCGTCCTTCATCCGGGACGCGAGGGCCGGGCTGCCGACCGCCGAACGGTTCGCCCGCATGATCCGCAGCGACCGGCCGGACCTGTCCGGCGGACTGAAGTTCGTCGACTCGCCGCGCCACACCGGCTACGTCCACAGCGAAGCCTTCGTGAAGTACCTCGGCAAGGTCGCCGAGGGGATGGGCTGGCGTACCGCCGGCCTGCCGCCTCGGGCAACGTCCGTGGGTCAGGAGGCGGTGGCGTCATGA
- a CDS encoding SDR family NAD(P)-dependent oxidoreductase, with amino-acid sequence MTYDFRDKAILVTGGAGGIGSALCHRFAAGGARVLVVDIDEARAQRTAAELPGSGHAGLGCDLLDGAAVQRMLDGVAVTHGRIDVLVNNVGMTSAERFDERSVASIEREIDVNLVAPLVTTRIAVPLLRASADPRVVTTVSLGGIFPLGETPIYTASKFGLRGAMLAIGLDLRGKGIKAGSVLPSATDTRMLRQEAVDGGNSMQFQDAPQQPSDVVRAVVSLLDKPRLEAYVRPAESRLVRVAMLAPNLLPRLFPLFRKRGERGMARYLEDLRRRGLARQVGGRWELVEEA; translated from the coding sequence ATGACGTACGACTTCCGTGACAAGGCCATCCTGGTGACCGGCGGCGCCGGAGGCATCGGCAGCGCCCTGTGCCACCGCTTCGCCGCAGGAGGTGCCCGCGTCCTCGTGGTCGACATCGACGAGGCGCGGGCCCAGCGGACCGCCGCCGAGCTGCCCGGGAGCGGGCATGCCGGGCTGGGCTGCGACCTGCTGGACGGCGCCGCCGTGCAGCGGATGCTCGACGGCGTCGCGGTCACCCACGGCCGTATCGACGTCCTGGTGAACAACGTGGGCATGACCAGCGCGGAACGCTTCGACGAGCGCAGCGTGGCGAGCATCGAGCGGGAGATCGACGTCAACCTGGTCGCCCCGCTGGTCACGACCCGGATCGCCGTCCCGCTGCTGCGGGCCTCGGCTGACCCCCGGGTGGTCACGACCGTGTCCCTCGGCGGGATCTTCCCGCTGGGCGAGACCCCGATCTACACCGCCTCGAAGTTCGGGCTGCGCGGCGCGATGCTCGCCATCGGGCTGGACCTGCGGGGCAAGGGCATCAAGGCGGGTTCGGTGCTGCCGTCGGCGACCGACACACGGATGCTCCGTCAGGAGGCCGTCGACGGCGGGAACTCCATGCAGTTCCAGGACGCGCCGCAGCAGCCGTCCGATGTCGTCAGGGCGGTCGTGAGCCTGCTGGACAAGCCCCGCCTGGAGGCCTACGTCCGCCCCGCGGAGTCCCGGCTGGTGCGGGTCGCGATGCTGGCGCCGAACCTGCTGCCCAGGCTCTTCCCGCTGTTCCGCAAGCGGGGTGAGCGGGGCATGGCCCGCTATCTGGAGGACCTGCGCCGCCGGGGGCTGGCCCGCCAGGTCGGCGGCCGGTGGGAACTGGTGGAGGAAGCGTGA
- a CDS encoding AraC family transcriptional regulator — MPDSPAPAQSPGTSRSTSATVPPNILRCLTPVADGYGVDLRPELSRVGLDEAMMCSAALRVSYRQGSAVIRRALELTGDPHLGLRVGAAQHLTAWGLLGFAQMAAGTLREAIETGVRFQNQSGAMVVWSAGPEEVGYVLRAELPDPALDPAVAVFLAEEAFASVVTLTRLSSGEEFAPQSVEFAFPAPGDMGPFTELFRCPVRFDAVANRLVFPTAWAGRPMPGRDRVTFTTVVELLEEQAASRRDQQDLLEVLEISIAQSLPDVPSFVEQARRHASSERTLRRRLAECGTTYEALVDGVRRERVEQLLRRPELTLRDIARQAGFSDVRALRRAVHRWHGVTPARLRGEAGER; from the coding sequence ATGCCCGACAGCCCCGCCCCGGCGCAGTCGCCGGGAACCAGCCGCAGTACCTCGGCGACCGTCCCGCCGAACATTCTGCGCTGCCTCACCCCCGTCGCCGACGGGTACGGCGTCGACCTCCGGCCCGAACTGAGCCGGGTCGGGCTGGACGAGGCGATGATGTGCTCGGCGGCGCTGCGGGTCTCGTACCGCCAGGGCAGTGCCGTCATCCGGCGTGCGCTGGAGCTCACGGGTGACCCTCACCTGGGCCTGCGGGTGGGTGCGGCGCAGCACCTGACGGCGTGGGGGCTCCTCGGATTCGCTCAGATGGCCGCCGGCACCCTGCGGGAGGCCATCGAGACGGGCGTGCGCTTCCAGAACCAGTCCGGAGCGATGGTGGTCTGGTCGGCCGGGCCGGAGGAAGTCGGCTACGTGCTGCGGGCCGAACTGCCCGATCCCGCCCTCGATCCGGCGGTCGCGGTCTTCCTGGCCGAGGAGGCGTTCGCCAGCGTCGTCACCCTCACGCGGTTGAGTTCCGGGGAGGAGTTCGCCCCGCAGAGCGTCGAGTTCGCCTTCCCCGCCCCAGGCGACATGGGGCCGTTCACCGAGCTGTTCCGCTGCCCGGTACGGTTCGACGCCGTGGCGAACCGCTTGGTGTTCCCCACGGCATGGGCCGGGCGGCCGATGCCGGGCCGCGACCGGGTCACCTTCACCACCGTCGTGGAACTCCTGGAGGAGCAGGCGGCGTCGAGGCGCGATCAGCAGGATCTGCTGGAGGTGCTGGAGATCTCGATCGCGCAGAGCCTGCCCGACGTGCCGTCCTTCGTCGAACAGGCCCGGCGGCACGCGTCCAGCGAGCGCACCCTGCGCCGTCGTCTGGCCGAGTGCGGCACGACGTACGAGGCGCTCGTCGACGGAGTGCGCCGCGAGCGGGTCGAGCAGTTGCTGCGCCGGCCCGAGCTGACCTTGCGGGACATCGCCCGGCAGGCGGGCTTTTCCGACGTGCGGGCACTGCGGCGGGCGGTGCACCGCTGGCACGGGGTGACCCCGGCCCGGCTGCGCGGGGAGGCCGGGGAACGGTGA
- a CDS encoding MFS transporter yields MNARGGSALTFGVAVALIAGITLGNGGANVMPVFVDDFASRFALSDSAAGLVAATQLMATAIVTLLLAERAARPGRVLMTRFGLAVAGAGFLGATAATGPVTLILANLVLGAGLGAVYAAATAALAATDDADKASAVTISGVVGVTALLIMGVPAANHDLGEGTGFLLMALCCLAAWPLVRRLPDGPAAAVSGTAGTGEAASARPSVVLLLGTGLLWAVTQGAWSYASVLGRQHTGMSHSAVSAVLAVSSVVALVGAAVGPMAARRFGRMRSMAVFVAAQALAMAVLVLTHDPVLFTVAAVLWQSCQLAVLVQMLAAAALIDPTGRLVASLSGAGALGTGVGPLAVGAVLDGAGADVLGLVLAIGTFLASLPLLRMTVAGTKASAGRELAPPSAAESA; encoded by the coding sequence GTGAACGCGCGCGGCGGCTCCGCCCTGACCTTCGGCGTGGCGGTCGCGCTCATCGCCGGAATCACCCTCGGCAACGGCGGAGCGAACGTGATGCCCGTCTTCGTCGACGACTTCGCGTCACGCTTCGCACTGTCGGACTCCGCCGCCGGACTCGTGGCCGCGACCCAGCTGATGGCGACGGCCATCGTCACCCTGCTGCTGGCCGAGCGGGCCGCACGGCCGGGGCGGGTGCTGATGACCCGCTTCGGCCTGGCCGTCGCGGGAGCCGGCTTCCTGGGAGCGACGGCGGCCACCGGCCCGGTGACCCTGATCCTGGCCAACCTGGTCCTCGGTGCGGGGCTCGGCGCGGTCTACGCCGCGGCCACGGCGGCGCTCGCCGCAACCGACGACGCCGACAAGGCGTCCGCGGTCACCATTTCCGGCGTGGTCGGCGTGACGGCACTGCTGATCATGGGGGTCCCCGCGGCCAACCACGACCTGGGGGAGGGCACCGGCTTCCTGCTCATGGCGCTGTGCTGTCTCGCCGCCTGGCCACTGGTACGCCGACTCCCCGACGGCCCGGCGGCTGCGGTCTCCGGAACCGCCGGTACGGGCGAGGCGGCATCGGCGAGACCGTCGGTCGTGCTGCTCCTCGGCACCGGGCTCCTGTGGGCCGTCACCCAGGGCGCATGGTCGTACGCCTCGGTCCTGGGCCGCCAGCACACCGGCATGTCCCACTCCGCCGTGTCAGCCGTCCTCGCTGTCTCCAGCGTCGTGGCGCTCGTCGGCGCGGCGGTGGGGCCCATGGCGGCGCGGCGCTTCGGACGCATGCGGTCCATGGCCGTCTTCGTCGCGGCGCAGGCCCTCGCGATGGCGGTCCTCGTCCTCACCCACGACCCCGTGCTCTTCACCGTCGCGGCCGTCCTCTGGCAGAGCTGCCAACTGGCCGTCCTGGTGCAGATGCTCGCCGCCGCGGCGCTCATCGACCCGACGGGACGCCTGGTCGCCTCCCTCAGCGGAGCGGGCGCTCTGGGCACCGGCGTCGGACCCCTGGCCGTCGGCGCCGTCCTCGACGGCGCCGGGGCCGACGTACTCGGCCTCGTCCTGGCGATCGGCACCTTCCTCGCCTCGTTGCCCCTGCTCCGGATGACGGTGGCCGGCACGAAGGCATCGGCCGGGCGCGAGCTCGCGCCCCCGTCCGCCGCCGAGAGCGCGTGA
- a CDS encoding bifunctional cytochrome P450/NADPH--P450 reductase: MTHETVRGTEPIPQRPALPLVGHAFDIPSGADGLLYVMKEAKELGPLFKLRVFGNEINFASGLDLVTELADESRFRKNVHPDLVVLREIGGDGLFTAFNDEPNWRKAHDILMPAFSLGAMRGYHATMLEVARELIGKWDRAVGTEPVDVAGDMTRLTFDTIGLCGFGYDFESFSREEPHPFVTALSRALGFAQAKGESIPGTELFKWKQAEQFRADVTLMKDLVDDVIRERRASGDPSTDDLLGRMLHTRDAVTGEPLDDVNIRYQVITFLIAGHETTSGALSFALYYLTKHPEVLARAQAEVDALWGDSDAPEPDYGDIGKLTYVRQVLNEGLRLWPTAPAYAVEPLEDTVIGGKYAVGKGESIQILIPQLHRDPAWGENVELFDPDRFLPEREDERPVHLFKPFGSGERACIGRQFALHEATLVLALVIHRYRLIDHTDYQLKIKQSLTLKPDEFTLNLARRTSGERRLPTAAAVAVSSAPADQDRPAVRRATGTALTVLHGSNLGTCAGIARDLAADGDERGFAPSVAPLDDAVGKLSAGDGPVVIVAASYNGRPTDDATEFVSWLEGLEPGALDGLEYAVLGVGDRNWAATYQRIPTLIDERLTAAGATSLLERGAADAAGDFAGTVDRWTGDLWTALLERYGAAAGAEEAEPAADQETGLYELEDATDSVIGGLAARHGVQPMEVLDAYELVDMENGLGRSKRFLRLRLPDGVTYRTGDHIAVLPRNPADLVRRVADRFGLDLDRTVRLRARRRSRGALPVDRPLTLQRLLTDFVELQDPATQEQVAVLAEHTACPPEKRPLAELAALDPETFREQVTAAGRSVLDLLERYRACELPFEVFLELLPVLRPRHYSISSSAEASPGEVDLMVSLLTAPHRSGEGTFHGIASHYLQTVHAGDTLQARVLPCSEAFRLPQDESVPVILVSAGTGLAPFRGAVLDRHHTRSTGTLLCYFGCDHPDVDYLHRAEFEAAEAAGAVSMRPTFSCAPEDGARFVQDRIAKESDEVWALLEAGGRVYICGDGRRMAPAVREAFMKIYRDRTGSGDDEASAWLSALIESGHYVEDVWAG, from the coding sequence ATGACTCACGAGACCGTGCGCGGAACCGAGCCGATCCCCCAGCGGCCCGCCCTGCCCTTGGTCGGCCACGCCTTCGACATCCCCAGTGGCGCCGACGGCCTGCTCTACGTGATGAAGGAGGCCAAGGAGCTGGGGCCGCTGTTCAAGCTCCGTGTCTTCGGCAACGAGATCAACTTCGCCTCCGGCCTCGACCTGGTCACCGAGCTGGCCGACGAGAGCCGGTTCCGCAAGAACGTGCACCCGGACCTCGTGGTCCTCCGGGAGATCGGTGGCGACGGGCTCTTCACCGCGTTCAACGACGAGCCCAACTGGCGCAAGGCGCACGACATCCTGATGCCGGCCTTCTCGCTCGGCGCGATGCGCGGCTACCACGCGACGATGCTCGAAGTGGCCCGGGAGCTGATCGGCAAGTGGGACCGGGCGGTCGGCACGGAGCCCGTGGACGTGGCCGGCGACATGACGCGGCTGACCTTCGACACGATCGGTCTGTGCGGTTTCGGCTACGACTTCGAGTCGTTCAGCCGGGAGGAGCCACATCCCTTCGTCACCGCCCTCTCGCGAGCGCTCGGCTTCGCCCAGGCCAAGGGGGAGTCCATCCCCGGCACGGAACTGTTCAAGTGGAAGCAGGCCGAGCAGTTCCGCGCCGACGTGACCCTGATGAAGGATCTGGTCGACGACGTCATCCGTGAGCGCCGGGCCTCCGGAGACCCGAGCACCGACGACCTGCTCGGGCGCATGCTGCACACGCGGGACGCGGTCACGGGCGAGCCCCTGGACGATGTCAACATCCGCTACCAGGTGATCACGTTCCTCATCGCCGGTCACGAGACCACCAGCGGGGCGCTGTCGTTCGCCCTGTACTACCTGACCAAGCATCCCGAGGTGCTGGCCCGCGCCCAGGCCGAGGTCGACGCGCTGTGGGGCGACTCGGACGCTCCCGAGCCGGACTACGGGGACATCGGCAAGCTGACGTACGTCCGCCAGGTGCTCAACGAGGGCCTGCGGCTGTGGCCGACGGCCCCCGCGTACGCCGTGGAGCCGCTGGAGGACACCGTCATCGGCGGGAAGTACGCCGTGGGCAAGGGCGAGTCGATCCAGATCCTCATCCCGCAGCTGCACCGCGACCCCGCCTGGGGCGAGAACGTGGAGCTGTTCGACCCCGACCGGTTCCTGCCCGAGCGGGAGGACGAGCGCCCGGTCCACCTGTTCAAGCCGTTCGGCAGCGGCGAACGCGCCTGCATCGGCCGCCAGTTCGCGCTGCACGAGGCGACACTGGTCCTCGCGCTGGTGATCCACCGCTACCGCCTGATCGACCACACCGACTATCAGCTGAAGATCAAGCAGTCCCTCACCCTCAAGCCGGACGAGTTCACGCTGAACCTGGCCCGGCGCACCAGCGGGGAGCGCCGCCTGCCCACCGCCGCGGCCGTCGCCGTGAGCAGCGCTCCCGCCGACCAGGACCGGCCCGCCGTCCGGCGCGCCACCGGCACCGCGCTGACCGTCCTGCACGGCTCCAACCTGGGCACCTGCGCGGGCATCGCCCGCGACCTGGCGGCGGACGGTGACGAGCGCGGCTTCGCCCCGTCCGTGGCTCCCCTCGACGACGCCGTGGGCAAGCTCTCCGCGGGCGACGGACCTGTGGTGATCGTGGCCGCCTCCTACAACGGCCGGCCCACCGACGACGCCACGGAATTCGTCAGCTGGCTGGAGGGCTTGGAGCCCGGCGCGCTCGACGGCCTGGAGTACGCCGTACTCGGCGTCGGCGACCGCAACTGGGCCGCCACCTACCAGCGCATCCCCACCCTCATCGACGAGCGGCTCACCGCCGCGGGCGCCACCTCACTGCTGGAGCGCGGTGCCGCGGACGCCGCCGGTGACTTCGCCGGCACGGTGGACCGGTGGACCGGCGACCTGTGGACGGCCCTGCTGGAGCGGTACGGAGCCGCCGCGGGAGCGGAAGAGGCGGAGCCCGCCGCCGACCAGGAGACGGGACTGTATGAGCTGGAGGACGCGACCGACTCGGTCATCGGCGGGCTCGCGGCACGGCACGGCGTGCAGCCGATGGAGGTGCTCGACGCGTACGAACTGGTCGACATGGAAAACGGGTTGGGCCGCTCCAAGCGATTCCTGAGGCTGCGGCTGCCCGACGGCGTCACCTACCGCACCGGCGACCACATCGCCGTACTCCCGAGGAACCCGGCCGACCTCGTGCGCCGGGTGGCCGACCGCTTCGGCCTCGATCTGGACCGCACCGTCCGGCTCCGGGCCCGTCGCCGCAGCCGGGGCGCCCTGCCCGTCGACCGGCCGCTGACCCTGCAGCGCCTCCTCACCGACTTCGTCGAACTGCAGGACCCCGCCACCCAGGAGCAGGTCGCCGTGCTCGCCGAGCACACCGCCTGCCCGCCCGAGAAGCGGCCCCTGGCCGAACTCGCGGCGCTGGACCCGGAGACCTTCCGCGAGCAGGTCACCGCCGCCGGACGCAGCGTCCTGGACCTGCTGGAGCGCTACCGCGCCTGCGAGCTGCCGTTCGAGGTCTTCCTGGAGCTGCTGCCCGTCCTGCGCCCGCGCCACTACTCGATCTCCTCGTCCGCCGAGGCCTCTCCCGGCGAAGTCGACCTGATGGTGTCGCTGCTCACCGCGCCCCACCGCTCCGGCGAGGGCACGTTCCACGGCATCGCCTCGCACTACCTCCAGACCGTGCACGCCGGCGACACCCTCCAGGCCAGGGTGCTGCCCTGCAGCGAGGCCTTCCGCCTGCCCCAGGACGAGTCGGTGCCGGTGATCCTGGTCAGCGCGGGCACCGGTCTGGCGCCCTTCCGAGGCGCGGTCCTCGACCGCCACCACACCAGGTCGACCGGCACCCTGCTGTGCTACTTCGGCTGCGACCACCCCGACGTCGACTACCTCCACCGCGCGGAATTCGAGGCGGCCGAGGCAGCCGGAGCCGTCAGCATGCGGCCCACCTTCTCCTGCGCCCCCGAGGACGGCGCCCGCTTCGTCCAGGACCGCATCGCCAAGGAGAGCGACGAGGTCTGGGCGCTACTGGAGGCCGGCGGACGCGTCTACATCTGCGGCGACGGCCGCCGCATGGCCCCGGCGGTGCGGGAGGCGTTCATGAAGATCTACCGCGACCGCACGGGCAGCGGTGATGACGAGGCGAGCGCCTGGCTGAGCGCCTTGATCGAGTCCGGCCACTACGTGGAAGACGTCTGGGCCGGCTGA